A region of Streptomyces sp. TG1A-60 DNA encodes the following proteins:
- the ald gene encoding alanine dehydrogenase: MIDVKVGIPREVKNNEFRVAITPAGVHELVRHGHRVVIEQGAGVGSSIPDAEYVAAGAGILTTADEVWATADLLLKVKEPIAEEYHRLRKDQTLFTYLHLAASKECTDALVQSGTTAIAYETVELPSRALPLLAPMSEVAGRLAPQVGAYHLMRANGGRGVLPGGVPGVPAGRAVVIGGGVSGWNAAQIAIGMGFHVTLLDKDINKLKEADKIFGTKIQTVVSNAFELEKACLEADLVIGAVLIPGAKAPKLVTNELVSRMKPGSVLVDIAIDQGGCFEDSRPTTHAEPTFPVHGSVFYCVANMPGAVPNTSTYALTNATLPYVVELADHGWVEALRRDPALARGLNAHDGRVVYREVAEAHGLEHVELASLLG, from the coding sequence GTGATCGACGTGAAGGTCGGCATCCCCCGCGAGGTCAAGAACAACGAGTTCCGGGTGGCCATCACCCCCGCCGGCGTGCACGAGCTGGTGCGCCACGGCCACCGGGTCGTCATCGAGCAGGGCGCCGGTGTCGGCTCGTCGATCCCGGACGCCGAGTACGTCGCCGCCGGCGCTGGGATCCTCACGACCGCCGACGAGGTGTGGGCCACCGCCGACCTGCTGCTCAAGGTCAAGGAACCCATCGCCGAGGAGTACCACCGGCTCCGCAAGGACCAGACGCTCTTCACCTATCTGCACCTGGCCGCCTCCAAGGAGTGCACGGACGCCCTCGTCCAGTCGGGCACGACCGCGATCGCGTACGAGACCGTCGAACTGCCCAGCCGGGCGCTGCCGCTGCTCGCCCCGATGTCCGAGGTCGCGGGCCGGCTCGCCCCGCAGGTCGGCGCCTACCACCTGATGCGCGCCAACGGTGGGCGCGGGGTGCTGCCGGGCGGCGTGCCGGGCGTGCCGGCCGGCCGGGCCGTCGTCATCGGCGGTGGCGTGTCGGGCTGGAACGCCGCGCAGATCGCCATAGGCATGGGCTTCCACGTGACCCTGCTCGACAAGGACATCAACAAGCTCAAGGAAGCCGACAAGATCTTCGGCACGAAGATCCAGACCGTCGTCTCCAACGCCTTCGAACTGGAGAAGGCATGTCTGGAGGCCGACCTCGTCATCGGCGCCGTCCTCATCCCGGGAGCCAAGGCCCCGAAGCTGGTCACCAACGAGCTGGTGTCGCGGATGAAGCCGGGAAGTGTCCTTGTCGACATCGCGATCGATCAGGGCGGCTGCTTCGAGGACTCCCGGCCCACCACCCACGCCGAGCCGACCTTCCCCGTCCACGGCTCGGTCTTCTACTGCGTCGCCAACATGCCCGGCGCGGTGCCCAACACCTCCACCTACGCGCTGACCAACGCCACGCTGCCGTACGTCGTGGAGCTCGCCGACCACGGCTGGGTCGAGGCGCTGCGCCGCGATCCGGCGCTGGCCAGGGGGCTCAACGCCCATGACGGCAGGGTCGTTTACCGCGAGGTCGCCGAGGCGCACGGCCTGGAGCACGTCGAGTTGGCGTCCCTGCTCGGCTGA
- a CDS encoding ParA family protein, with product MPAPVSGPTGFAAVGSVAVRTFAAQQSSQATQTALQSMDGQHVNAMAGDASGGVHNHFADYDELPDGHFYDPDAEYEPDPEYAATLAPDAARQRRERIGPTGRPLPYFPIPGPLTDHGPATIIAMCNQKGGVGKTTSTINLGAALAEYGRRVLLVDFDPQGALSVGLGVNPMELDLTVYNLLMERGMSADEVLLKTAVPNMDLLPSNIDLSAAEVQLVSEVARESTLQRALKPLLADYDYIVIDCQPSLGLLTVNALTAAHKVIVPLECEFFALRGVALLTETIEKVQERLNPDLELDGILATMYDSRTVHSREVLARVVEAFDDHVYHTVIGRTVRFPETTVAGEPITTYASNSVGAAAYRQLAREVLARCHAE from the coding sequence ATGCCTGCGCCGGTCTCGGGCCCCACGGGGTTCGCGGCTGTCGGCTCCGTCGCTGTCCGCACCTTCGCAGCCCAGCAGAGTTCGCAGGCAACTCAGACAGCACTCCAGAGCATGGATGGCCAACACGTGAACGCCATGGCCGGCGACGCAAGTGGCGGGGTCCACAACCACTTCGCCGACTACGACGAGCTGCCCGACGGGCACTTCTACGACCCCGACGCCGAGTACGAGCCCGATCCGGAGTACGCGGCCACGCTCGCGCCCGACGCGGCCCGCCAGCGCCGCGAGCGCATCGGTCCGACCGGTCGCCCGCTGCCGTACTTCCCGATCCCGGGTCCGCTGACCGACCACGGCCCCGCGACGATCATCGCGATGTGCAACCAGAAGGGCGGCGTCGGCAAGACCACGTCGACCATCAACCTGGGTGCCGCGCTCGCGGAGTACGGCCGCCGGGTCCTGCTCGTCGACTTCGACCCGCAGGGCGCCCTCTCGGTCGGCCTCGGTGTGAACCCGATGGAACTCGACCTCACGGTCTACAACCTGCTCATGGAGCGGGGCATGTCGGCCGACGAGGTCCTGCTGAAGACCGCGGTCCCCAACATGGACCTGCTGCCGAGCAACATCGACCTGTCGGCGGCCGAAGTCCAGCTGGTCTCCGAGGTCGCCCGCGAGTCCACCCTGCAGCGGGCGCTCAAGCCGCTGTTGGCCGACTACGACTACATCGTCATCGACTGTCAGCCCTCACTCGGCCTGCTCACCGTGAACGCTCTGACGGCCGCGCACAAGGTGATAGTGCCACTGGAGTGCGAGTTCTTCGCCCTGCGCGGTGTCGCGCTGCTGACGGAGACCATCGAGAAGGTCCAGGAGCGGCTCAACCCCGACCTGGAGCTCGACGGCATCCTCGCCACGATGTACGACTCGCGCACCGTGCACAGCCGTGAGGTCCTCGCGCGGGTCGTCGAGGCGTTCGACGACCACGTCTACCACACGGTCATCGGGCGCACGGTCCGCTTCCCGGAGACCACGGTCGCCGGTGAGCCGATCACCACGTACGCGTCCAACTCCGTCGGCGCCGCCGCCTACCGCCAGCTCGCCAGGGAGGTGCTCGCCCGGTGTCACGCCGAGTGA
- a CDS encoding segregation/condensation protein A — MTSFDSSASASGGSAGRRRALGRGPGAAPPAPESGSLAEKRSPAEAGGTSCPPVPPCGTPAHDAGSGDEAHSPVVPPEAEAAGGGAEGSPAGTSAEAAAGAEVDEEYSPVVPAGAGAGAGADGGGGFKVRLSNFEGPFDLLLQLISKHKLDVTEVALSQVTDEFMGHIRAMGPDWDLDETTEFLVVAATLLDLKAARLLPAAEVEDEADLALLEARDLLFARLLQYRAYKQIAEIFNGRLDDEARRYPRTVGLEPQHAELLPEVVISIGAEGFARLAVKAMQPKPKPQVYVDHIHAPLVSVQEQAQIVVARLRELGEASFRVLVEDIDDTLTVVARFLALLELYREKAVALDQETALGDLTVRWTGGDGGEEPLVTDEFDRPPEPPPLSTPLGRAVPPPEEKT, encoded by the coding sequence ATGACCTCGTTCGACTCCTCTGCGTCGGCCTCCGGCGGTTCAGCCGGTCGTCGACGTGCGCTGGGGAGGGGGCCCGGGGCCGCGCCCCCGGCTCCGGAGAGCGGATCCCTGGCCGAGAAGCGTTCCCCGGCTGAGGCCGGTGGGACGTCGTGCCCACCCGTTCCTCCCTGCGGAACGCCTGCCCACGACGCCGGCAGCGGTGACGAGGCGCACTCTCCTGTCGTCCCCCCGGAAGCCGAAGCCGCCGGTGGCGGTGCCGAGGGGTCGCCCGCGGGCACCTCCGCCGAAGCCGCAGCCGGGGCGGAAGTCGATGAGGAGTACTCTCCCGTTGTCCCGGCCGGAGCCGGAGCCGGAGCCGGAGCCGACGGCGGCGGGGGCTTCAAGGTTCGGCTCTCCAACTTCGAGGGGCCCTTCGATCTGCTCCTTCAGTTGATCTCCAAGCACAAGCTGGACGTCACCGAAGTCGCGCTGTCCCAGGTGACCGATGAGTTCATGGGGCACATCCGGGCCATGGGGCCGGACTGGGACCTGGATGAGACGACCGAGTTCCTGGTGGTCGCGGCGACCCTGCTGGACCTGAAGGCCGCCCGGCTGCTGCCCGCCGCCGAGGTCGAGGACGAGGCCGACCTCGCGCTCCTCGAAGCCCGGGATCTGCTGTTCGCCCGGCTGTTGCAGTACCGCGCGTACAAACAGATCGCGGAGATCTTCAACGGGCGGCTGGACGACGAGGCGCGGCGGTATCCGCGTACCGTCGGGCTGGAGCCGCAGCACGCGGAGCTGTTGCCCGAGGTGGTGATCAGCATCGGGGCGGAAGGATTCGCCAGGCTCGCTGTGAAGGCGATGCAGCCGAAGCCCAAGCCTCAGGTGTACGTCGATCACATCCACGCGCCGCTGGTGAGTGTGCAGGAGCAGGCCCAGATCGTGGTCGCGCGGCTGCGGGAGCTGGGGGAGGCGTCCTTCCGTGTGCTCGTGGAGGACATCGACGACACCCTCACCGTCGTCGCCCGTTTCCTCGCGCTGCTGGAGCTGTACCGGGAGAAGGCCGTGGCGCTCGACCAGGAGACCGCGCTGGGGGATCTGACCGTGCGGTGGACCGGTGGGGACGGGGGCGAGGAACCACTGGTCACGGACGAGTTCGACCGCCCACCTGAGCCTCCCCCACTCTCGACTCCGCTCGGGCGGGCGGTACCCCCACCGGAGGAGAAGACGTGA
- the scpB gene encoding SMC-Scp complex subunit ScpB, with amino-acid sequence MSEERTGVPEGPPAVADLDLRPALEAVLMVVDEPATEEHLSKILERPKRQIARALRELADEYAVQGRGFELRLIAGGWRFYTRPEYATAVERFVLDGQQARLTQAALETLAVVAYRQPVSRSRVSAVRGVNCDGVMRTLLQRGLVEEAGAEPETGAILYRTTNYFLERMGLRGLDELPELAPFLPEAEAIEAETQEGVPSFDPDAPDTDDGPTSAMTDTTTTEL; translated from the coding sequence GTGAGCGAGGAGAGAACCGGGGTGCCCGAGGGCCCGCCTGCCGTCGCCGACCTCGACCTCAGGCCCGCCCTGGAGGCGGTCCTCATGGTCGTGGACGAGCCCGCGACGGAGGAGCACCTGTCGAAGATCCTGGAGCGGCCGAAGCGGCAGATCGCCAGGGCGCTCAGGGAACTGGCCGACGAGTACGCCGTGCAGGGGCGCGGGTTCGAGCTGCGGCTGATCGCCGGGGGGTGGCGGTTCTACACCCGGCCCGAGTACGCCACCGCCGTCGAGCGGTTCGTGCTCGACGGGCAGCAGGCCCGGCTGACCCAGGCCGCTCTGGAGACGCTGGCCGTGGTCGCGTACAGGCAGCCGGTGAGCCGGAGCAGGGTCTCGGCCGTACGAGGAGTCAACTGCGACGGCGTCATGCGCACCCTCCTCCAGCGGGGTCTGGTCGAGGAGGCGGGCGCGGAACCCGAAACAGGTGCGATCCTGTACAGGACGACGAACTACTTCCTGGAGCGGATGGGCCTGCGCGGCCTGGACGAGCTCCCGGAGCTCGCGCCCTTCCTCCCGGAGGCGGAGGCGATCGAGGCCGAGACCCAGGAAGGCGTACCGTCGTTCGATCCGGATGCCCCGGACACGGACGACGGCCCCACGTCGGCCATGACTGACACGACGACGACGGAACTTTGA
- a CDS encoding pseudouridine synthase produces MRSSGSGKSGGGRGNHRGAGNNRDQKQGQGQSQGRPRKPRPEERRYDVGPGATTDGPKSGRGASARGGAKGGPKQPQEPRGRGRSAPATSREYDARAEERNRERYAGKKDVKPPRTFPGAEQEGERLQKVLARAGYGSRRACEELIEQARVEVNGEIVLEQGKRVDPEKDEVKVDGLTVATQSYQFFALNKPAGVVSTMEDPEGRQCLGDYVTNRETRLFHVGRLDTETEGVILLTNHGELAHRLTHPKYGVKKTYVAHIVGPIPRDLGKQLKNGIQLEDGYARADHFRVVQQTGKNYLVEVTLHEGRKHIVRRMLAEAGFPVDSLVRTAFGPITLGDQKSGWLRRLSNTEVGMLMQEVDL; encoded by the coding sequence ATGCGAAGCAGTGGTAGCGGCAAGAGCGGCGGCGGGCGCGGTAACCACCGCGGTGCCGGCAACAACAGGGACCAGAAGCAGGGGCAGGGCCAGAGTCAGGGACGCCCCCGCAAGCCCCGCCCCGAGGAGCGCCGCTACGACGTGGGCCCCGGGGCGACGACGGACGGTCCGAAGTCCGGGCGCGGTGCCTCCGCGCGCGGCGGTGCCAAGGGCGGGCCGAAGCAGCCTCAGGAGCCCCGTGGGCGCGGCCGTTCGGCCCCGGCGACCTCCCGTGAGTACGACGCGCGGGCGGAGGAGCGCAACCGGGAGCGGTACGCGGGCAAGAAGGACGTCAAGCCGCCCAGGACCTTCCCGGGCGCCGAGCAGGAGGGCGAGCGGCTGCAGAAGGTCCTCGCGCGCGCGGGCTACGGCTCCCGGCGGGCCTGCGAGGAGCTGATCGAGCAGGCGCGCGTCGAGGTCAACGGCGAGATCGTCCTGGAGCAGGGCAAGCGCGTCGACCCCGAGAAGGACGAGGTCAAGGTCGACGGCCTGACCGTCGCCACGCAGTCTTACCAGTTCTTCGCGCTGAACAAGCCCGCCGGTGTCGTGTCGACCATGGAGGACCCCGAGGGCCGGCAGTGCCTCGGCGACTACGTGACCAACCGTGAGACGCGGCTGTTCCACGTCGGGCGGCTCGACACCGAGACCGAGGGCGTCATCCTGCTCACCAACCACGGTGAGCTGGCGCACCGGCTGACCCACCCCAAGTACGGGGTCAAGAAGACGTACGTCGCGCACATCGTGGGCCCGATCCCGCGCGACCTGGGCAAGCAGCTCAAGAACGGCATCCAGCTGGAGGACGGGTACGCACGCGCGGACCACTTCCGCGTGGTGCAGCAGACCGGCAAGAACTACCTAGTCGAGGTGACCCTGCACGAGGGGCGCAAGCACATCGTGCGCCGGATGCTGGCCGAGGCCGGCTTCCCCGTCGACAGCCTCGTGCGCACCGCCTTCGGGCCGATCACCCTCGGCGACCAGAAGTCGGGCTGGCTGCGCCGCCTGTCGAACACCGAGGTCGGAATGCTGATGCAGGAGGTCGACCTCTAG
- a CDS encoding NUDIX domain-containing protein — MTEPVGASNGDAPEGYDKYAYEPFAVTVDLAVFTVRAGTLQVLLVERGQEPYAGRWALPGGFVLPDESAEEAAWRELAEETGVTDASGLHLEQLRTYSEPGRDPRMRVVTVAFAALLPGPPVPHGGGDAAQAQWLRFNAIGPLAFDHDRILADAHERVGAKLEYTCLATSFCPPEFTLGELQQVYETVWGTPLDRPNFRRKVLATPGFVEQVSGAARLTGGRGKPAALYRAGGATALHPPLLRPTSEGRPR; from the coding sequence GTGACCGAACCCGTCGGAGCGTCGAACGGCGACGCACCCGAGGGCTATGACAAGTACGCCTACGAGCCCTTCGCCGTCACCGTCGACCTGGCCGTCTTCACCGTCCGCGCGGGCACCCTCCAGGTGCTCCTCGTCGAGCGCGGGCAGGAGCCGTACGCGGGTCGCTGGGCGCTGCCCGGCGGGTTCGTGCTGCCGGACGAGTCCGCGGAGGAGGCCGCCTGGCGCGAACTCGCGGAGGAGACCGGTGTCACGGACGCCTCCGGGCTCCACCTGGAGCAGCTGCGGACCTACAGCGAGCCGGGGAGGGACCCGCGGATGCGGGTCGTCACCGTCGCGTTCGCCGCGCTGCTCCCCGGCCCGCCCGTCCCACACGGCGGCGGTGACGCGGCCCAGGCCCAGTGGCTGCGGTTCAACGCCATCGGTCCGCTCGCCTTCGATCACGACCGCATCCTCGCCGACGCCCACGAACGCGTCGGCGCCAAGCTCGAATACACCTGTCTCGCCACCTCATTCTGTCCGCCCGAGTTCACCCTGGGCGAACTGCAGCAGGTCTACGAGACCGTGTGGGGCACTCCGCTCGACCGGCCCAACTTCCGGCGCAAGGTGCTGGCCACGCCGGGCTTCGTCGAACAGGTGTCCGGCGCCGCCCGCCTGACCGGCGGTCGCGGCAAGCCCGCCGCGCTGTACCGCGCGGGTGGGGCCACCGCTTTGCACCCGCCCCTGCTGCGACCCACCTCGGAAGGACGGCCCCGATGA
- a CDS encoding ADP-ribosylglycohydrolase family protein, which produces MTTTLRTKRSATGSLIGLALGDALGFPTEFNDVPAILAKCGPWRMMELPKPAIVTDDTQMTLALAHGLRTAMDRGSLGAEALERAVRKEFVEWSRSPENNRAPGVTCMVACDHLAVERRPWQFASQMHSKGCGANMRVAPLGLIGPLSDEQRAGSAQLQAALTHGHPTALTAADLTAHAIRLLAQGAEPMGLVGRLRSYAYENRSRYHARWLGDLWTHSQDSSPEEYIARGWDECLDVLDRLDRAVRNPSPETDPCLATGEGWVAEEALATGLLCFLLFVDEPVTALRRAACTAGDSDSIACLTGAFAGAYHGPGAWPAEWADRIEYQGDLVSLGALWDA; this is translated from the coding sequence ATGACCACGACGCTGCGTACGAAGCGCTCCGCCACCGGTTCCCTGATCGGACTCGCCCTCGGGGACGCCCTCGGCTTCCCGACGGAGTTCAACGACGTTCCGGCCATCCTCGCCAAGTGCGGTCCCTGGCGGATGATGGAGCTGCCGAAGCCCGCGATCGTCACGGACGACACCCAGATGACACTGGCGCTGGCGCACGGGCTGCGGACGGCCATGGACCGCGGGTCGCTCGGCGCCGAGGCTCTGGAGCGGGCCGTCCGCAAGGAGTTCGTGGAGTGGTCCCGCTCCCCGGAGAACAACCGCGCTCCCGGCGTCACCTGCATGGTGGCCTGTGACCACCTCGCGGTCGAGCGCCGGCCCTGGCAGTTCGCCAGCCAGATGCACTCCAAGGGCTGCGGCGCCAACATGCGGGTCGCGCCCCTCGGCCTGATCGGCCCCCTCAGTGACGAACAGCGCGCGGGCTCCGCCCAGTTGCAGGCCGCCCTCACCCACGGTCACCCGACCGCGCTCACCGCGGCCGACCTCACCGCACACGCGATACGGCTGCTCGCCCAGGGCGCCGAACCGATGGGCCTGGTGGGCCGGCTGCGGTCGTACGCCTACGAGAACCGCTCCCGCTACCACGCGCGCTGGCTCGGCGACCTGTGGACCCACAGCCAGGATTCCTCGCCCGAGGAGTACATCGCCCGGGGCTGGGACGAGTGCCTGGACGTCCTCGACCGCCTCGACCGAGCGGTGCGGAACCCCTCGCCCGAGACCGACCCCTGCCTGGCGACGGGCGAGGGCTGGGTCGCCGAAGAAGCCCTCGCCACCGGGCTGTTGTGCTTCCTGCTCTTCGTCGACGAGCCCGTCACCGCACTGCGCCGCGCCGCCTGCACCGCGGGCGACTCGGACTCCATCGCCTGCCTCACCGGTGCCTTCGCGGGCGCCTACCACGGACCCGGCGCCTGGCCCGCCGAGTGGGCGGACCGGATCGAGTACCAGGGCGACCTCGTGTCGCTGGGGGCCCTCTGGGACGCTTGA
- a CDS encoding nucleotidyltransferase domain-containing protein encodes MTDALDIDLAPVVAEQPDPLLFATVSGAHLYGFPSRDSDVDLRGVHLLPTAELIGLREPEETRSRMWDRDGVEMDLVTHDLRKFVRLMLRRNGCVLEQLLSPLVVHTSEAHRELIALAPGALTRHHAHHYRGFGITQWRLFEKTGELKSLLYTFRVLLTGIHLMRSGEVRAHLPTLLPEIGEAPEYLPDLVAAKAAREHGKAEVDQERVAEDVERLQRVLDEEQALSALPENPAAYDALHDFVVRVRLDGLTG; translated from the coding sequence ATGACCGACGCCCTCGACATCGACCTGGCCCCCGTGGTCGCCGAACAGCCCGACCCCCTGCTCTTCGCCACCGTCTCCGGAGCTCATCTGTACGGCTTCCCCTCGCGCGACTCGGACGTCGACCTGCGCGGCGTTCATCTGCTGCCCACGGCCGAACTGATCGGGCTGCGCGAGCCGGAGGAGACCCGGTCGAGAATGTGGGACCGGGACGGTGTGGAGATGGACCTCGTCACGCACGACCTGCGCAAGTTCGTACGGCTCATGCTGCGCCGCAACGGCTGTGTGCTGGAGCAGTTGCTCTCCCCGCTCGTCGTCCACACGAGCGAGGCGCACCGCGAACTGATCGCACTGGCGCCCGGCGCCCTCACCCGCCACCACGCCCACCACTACCGGGGGTTCGGTATCACTCAGTGGCGGCTCTTCGAGAAGACCGGTGAACTCAAGTCGCTGCTCTACACGTTCCGGGTGCTGCTCACCGGCATCCACCTGATGCGCAGCGGTGAGGTGCGGGCCCATCTGCCCACGCTGCTGCCGGAGATCGGTGAAGCCCCCGAGTATCTGCCGGACCTCGTCGCGGCGAAGGCGGCGCGGGAGCACGGCAAGGCCGAGGTCGACCAGGAGCGCGTGGCGGAGGACGTGGAGCGGCTGCAGAGGGTGCTGGACGAGGAACAGGCCCTGTCAGCGCTGCCGGAGAACCCTGCCGCGTACGACGCGCTGCACGACTTCGTCGTCCGGGTGCGCCTCGACGGCCTGACAGGCTGA
- a CDS encoding nucleotidyltransferase domain-containing protein encodes MQPPHPHALVRDHTIYACVMGSRAFGLATDDSDTDRRGVFLAPTALFWRFEKPPTHVEGPAREQFGWELERFCRLALRANPNILECLHSPLVEHVDATGRELLALRGAFLSRQAHETFARYALGQRKKLDTDFRTHGAPRWKHAMHLLRLLMSCRDLLRTGALAIDVGDQRDPLLAVKRGEVPWAQVESWMTRLAAEAEEAAARSPLPPEPDRARVEDFVVRTRRASACQAVEAHPDDEVVQRVVRGRVLRQR; translated from the coding sequence ATGCAGCCCCCTCATCCGCACGCCCTGGTCCGCGATCACACGATCTACGCCTGCGTGATGGGTTCGCGCGCCTTCGGTCTCGCGACGGACGACAGCGACACGGACCGGCGGGGTGTCTTCCTGGCACCCACCGCGCTGTTCTGGCGCTTCGAGAAGCCGCCGACGCATGTGGAGGGGCCGGCTCGGGAGCAGTTCGGCTGGGAGCTGGAGCGCTTCTGCCGACTGGCCCTGCGCGCCAATCCCAACATCCTGGAGTGCCTGCACTCCCCCTTGGTGGAGCACGTCGACGCCACGGGACGTGAACTGCTCGCCCTGCGCGGGGCGTTCCTGTCCCGCCAGGCCCATGAGACGTTCGCCCGCTACGCCCTCGGCCAGCGCAAGAAGCTGGACACGGACTTCCGCACACACGGCGCCCCGCGCTGGAAGCACGCCATGCATCTGCTCCGTCTCCTGATGAGCTGCCGGGACCTGCTGCGCACGGGTGCGCTGGCCATCGACGTGGGCGACCAGCGCGATCCCCTGCTGGCGGTGAAGCGCGGCGAGGTCCCGTGGGCCCAGGTCGAGTCCTGGATGACCCGGCTGGCCGCGGAGGCCGAGGAGGCGGCGGCCCGCAGCCCGCTGCCGCCGGAGCCGGACCGGGCCCGGGTCGAGGACTTCGTCGTCCGGACCCGGCGCGCGTCAGCCTGTCAGGCCGTCGAGGCGCACCCGGACGACGAAGTCGTGCAGCGCGTCGTACGCGGCAGGGTTCTCCGGCAGCGCTGA
- a CDS encoding Rieske (2Fe-2S) protein, translated as MTMGSTRRTVLATGAVGTAALLLGCGEDGADAGGDTVEETSPGAADTGGAEELARTADIPVGGGRIFEDRKVVVTQPEEGDFKAFSAVCTHQGCIVSSVSDETINCACHGSRFQIADGAVANGPATRPLPAEEIKVSGNSIQLA; from the coding sequence ATGACGATGGGTTCGACACGGCGCACGGTGCTGGCGACCGGCGCGGTGGGCACGGCGGCGCTGCTCCTGGGGTGCGGCGAGGACGGCGCCGACGCGGGCGGGGACACCGTGGAGGAGACCTCGCCGGGGGCGGCCGACACGGGCGGCGCCGAGGAGCTGGCCAGGACGGCCGACATCCCGGTGGGGGGCGGCAGGATCTTCGAGGACCGGAAGGTCGTCGTGACCCAGCCCGAGGAAGGCGATTTCAAGGCCTTCTCGGCGGTCTGCACGCACCAGGGCTGCATCGTCAGCAGCGTCTCGGACGAGACGATCAACTGCGCGTGCCACGGCAGCAGGTTCCAGATCGCGGACGGGGCGGTGGCGAACGGCCCGGCCACGAGGCCGCTGCCCGCCGAGGAGATCAAGGTCTCGGGAAACTCGATTCAGCTGGCCTGA
- the aroH gene encoding chorismate mutase gives MAVRAVRGAVQLERDEAGHMDEQVGELLTAVLERNGLTPDDLISICFTATPDLHSDFPAAAARKLGIVDVPLICAQELDIEGAMPRVVRILAHIESDRSRAEVAHVYLGAAAALRKDIAQ, from the coding sequence GTGGCGGTACGAGCGGTCCGGGGCGCCGTCCAGCTTGAGCGGGACGAGGCAGGGCACATGGACGAGCAGGTCGGCGAGCTGCTCACTGCGGTTCTGGAGCGCAACGGTCTCACCCCGGACGATCTGATCAGCATCTGTTTCACGGCCACGCCCGACCTGCACAGCGACTTCCCGGCCGCCGCGGCCCGCAAGCTCGGCATCGTCGACGTGCCCCTGATCTGCGCGCAGGAGCTGGACATCGAGGGGGCCATGCCCCGGGTCGTACGGATCCTCGCGCACATCGAGTCCGACCGGTCGCGCGCCGAGGTCGCGCACGTCTACCTGGGCGCCGCCGCCGCACTCCGCAAGGACATCGCCCAGTGA
- a CDS encoding prephenate dehydrogenase has protein sequence MRTALVIGTGLIGTSAALALAQRGVAVHLTDHDPEQARTAAALGAGTDEAPEGPVDLAIVAAPPAHVAATLADAMRRGLARGYLDVASVKGGPRRELEELGLDLSSYIGTHPMSGREKSGPLAATGDLFEGRPWVLTPTRDTDTEVLNLALELVSHCRAVPVVMDADAHDRAVALVSHMPHLVSSLVAARLQHAEESAVRLCGQGIRDVTRIAASDPRMWIDILSANPGPVADLLADVSADLDETVQALRSLQASDEAKRREGVTGIEDVLRRGNAGQIRVPGKHGSAPRSYEVVAVLIDDQPGQLARIFADAGAAGVNIEDIRIEHATGQQAGLVQLMVEPKAAVVLTGALRERGWAIRQ, from the coding sequence GTGAGGACCGCACTCGTCATCGGCACCGGGCTGATCGGCACGTCCGCCGCCCTCGCCCTCGCCCAGCGCGGTGTGGCCGTGCACCTCACCGACCACGACCCGGAGCAGGCCCGGACGGCGGCGGCGCTCGGCGCCGGTACCGACGAGGCGCCCGAGGGCCCGGTGGACCTCGCGATCGTCGCGGCGCCGCCCGCGCATGTGGCGGCGACGCTCGCCGACGCGATGCGCCGGGGTCTCGCGCGGGGCTACCTGGACGTGGCCTCCGTCAAGGGCGGCCCACGCCGTGAGCTGGAGGAGCTGGGCCTCGACCTGTCCTCCTACATCGGTACGCACCCCATGTCCGGCCGTGAGAAGTCCGGCCCGCTGGCCGCCACCGGCGACCTCTTCGAGGGGCGCCCCTGGGTGCTGACGCCCACCCGGGACACCGACACCGAGGTGCTGAACCTCGCACTGGAGCTGGTCTCGCACTGCCGGGCCGTGCCGGTGGTCATGGACGCGGACGCCCACGACCGGGCCGTCGCCCTGGTCTCGCACATGCCGCACCTCGTCTCCAGCCTGGTCGCCGCGCGTCTGCAGCACGCGGAGGAGTCGGCCGTACGGCTGTGCGGTCAGGGCATCCGGGACGTGACCCGGATCGCGGCCTCCGACCCGCGCATGTGGATCGACATCCTCTCCGCCAACCCCGGTCCGGTCGCCGACCTCCTCGCCGACGTCTCCGCCGACCTCGACGAGACCGTCCAGGCCCTGCGCTCCCTCCAGGCCTCCGACGAGGCCAAGCGCCGTGAGGGCGTCACCGGAATCGAGGACGTCCTCCGCCGCGGCAACGCCGGCCAGATCCGCGTCCCCGGCAAACACGGCTCCGCTCCGCGGTCCTACGAGGTCGTGGCCGTCCTGATCGACGACCAGCCGGGCCAACTGGCTCGCATCTTCGCCGACGCGGGCGCCGCCGGGGTCAACATCGAGGACATCCGCATCGAACACGCCACCGGGCAACAGGCCGGCCTGGTCCAACTGATGGTGGAGCCGAAGGCGGCGGTGGTACTGACGGGGGCGCTGCGGGAGCGGGGCTGGGCGATTCGGCAGTAG